In Desulfobaccales bacterium, a genomic segment contains:
- the cbiM gene encoding cobalt transporter CbiM: protein MHISEGVLSPVVLAGGAGLAVVGCAIGLKKLDYEAIPRVAILSAAFFVASLIHVPVGPVGAHLVLNGLMGLLLGWMAFPAILIALFLQALLFQFGGLTVLGVNTVTMAAPAVICFFVFRRFLRGQGVIAAVAAFACGALAMLLSGLLVATALITTGQAFLKVAELVLLAHIPIMIIEGIITLFIFQFLKKVRPEMLEEIYA from the coding sequence ATGCATATTTCTGAAGGAGTGCTCTCTCCGGTGGTATTAGCCGGAGGGGCTGGGCTGGCGGTGGTAGGATGCGCCATCGGCCTGAAAAAACTCGATTATGAGGCCATTCCCCGGGTAGCCATACTGTCCGCGGCGTTCTTCGTGGCCTCGCTCATCCATGTGCCGGTAGGCCCGGTGGGTGCGCACCTGGTACTCAACGGCCTTATGGGGCTGCTGCTGGGCTGGATGGCCTTCCCCGCCATCCTCATCGCCCTGTTCCTGCAGGCCCTGCTCTTCCAGTTCGGAGGCCTGACAGTGTTGGGGGTGAATACAGTCACTATGGCCGCGCCCGCAGTCATCTGCTTTTTTGTCTTTCGCAGGTTCTTGCGCGGTCAAGGAGTCATTGCCGCGGTGGCGGCCTTTGCCTGCGGGGCCCTGGCCATGTTGTTAAGCGGTTTGCTGGTGGCCACGGCCTTAATCACCACCGGTCAGGCTTTTCTCAAAGTGGCCGAACTGGTTCTCTTGGCGCACATACCCATAATGATCATCGAGGGCATCATTACGCTGTTTATCTTCCAGTTCCTTAAAAAAGTCCGTCCCGAAATGTTGGAGGAAATCTATGCCTAA
- the sixA gene encoding phosphohistidine phosphatase SixA translates to MFLYLVQHAEAKKAEEDPGRDLTERGRLDIENVAHHLKRLNVQIRQIFHSGKTRAQTTANVLAWHLKPPAGVSETPGLAPLDDPKVLADRITLMDGDILLVGHLPHLGRLAALLMTGDQEKQVINFQMGGAVRLRRMAEDQWAVDWMVLPEIIL, encoded by the coding sequence ATGTTTCTTTATCTTGTCCAGCATGCCGAGGCTAAAAAAGCAGAAGAAGACCCGGGGAGGGATCTAACGGAAAGGGGCCGGCTGGACATTGAAAATGTGGCACACCATTTGAAAAGGCTCAATGTCCAGATCAGGCAAATATTTCATAGCGGTAAGACCAGGGCTCAAACTACCGCCAATGTCCTGGCGTGGCATTTAAAGCCCCCGGCTGGGGTCTCGGAAACCCCGGGGCTGGCGCCGTTGGATGACCCTAAGGTCTTGGCTGACCGCATCACGCTGATGGATGGGGATATTCTCTTGGTGGGACATCTTCCCCATTTGGGCAGGTTAGCCGCCCTACTCATGACCGGTGACCAAGAGAAACAAGTCATTAATTTTCAGATGGGCGGCGCGGTCCGTCTGAGACGCATGGCGGAGGATCAATGGGCAGTTGATTGGATGGTTCTTCCTGAAATCATCCTTTAG
- a CDS encoding V-type ATPase subunit subunit G family protein yields the protein MQGLELIKNLAELDQEVAEKVEETRRSAEDRVNRAEAESQRLLAEADAQIRRLEEVSRTQMAEVSARLTEDARQHAAAEQERLRSQAVPNLDRAVEFILSEVMP from the coding sequence ATGCAAGGGCTTGAACTGATAAAAAATCTTGCTGAACTCGATCAAGAGGTCGCCGAAAAGGTTGAGGAAACCCGCCGGTCCGCCGAGGACCGGGTCAATCGCGCCGAAGCCGAGAGTCAGCGCCTCCTGGCCGAGGCCGACGCTCAGATCCGCCGGCTGGAAGAAGTGTCGCGGACGCAAATGGCCGAGGTCAGCGCCAGGCTGACCGAGGACGCCCGCCAGCATGCCGCCGCGGAGCAAGAACGCCTGCGCAGCCAGGCTGTGCCAAACCTCGATCGCGCCGTCGAATTCATCCTCTCAGAGGTTATGCCGTGA